One segment of Salvelinus fontinalis isolate EN_2023a chromosome 42, ASM2944872v1, whole genome shotgun sequence DNA contains the following:
- the LOC129841388 gene encoding zinc finger protein 19-like codes for MANCMVFHTQIASIMEVLANAAVAEICKLVDDDYAVFRLEITQSQKENRTLRKKLLEMKVSRERAERTMRERVLAIRPRGVKLLDRNRGMARGHLTGGHRSFVKPAGHNKWRDDQPITVDEGSGISTQHVIMIESADGEAAGPGGSSLVKQERTEGDDPQHSREIQTVDTGDQSTTAMPQPRTRRSITAVSGMPNAIKSETDKEILTVTKRLLHIESDHRSDPERLGLGPLGCPAVPGSDYLPLFRQSQRTDHSCGDGDRNALDTGSDDPSCSYVTEMDPGNIPLGLETQTDLSRGDWNRYRSSVYSEGCLDKKGEGLVVDEVTVKVEGDVPPTRNGDRHLGDGHSQGRGFLDYRESLETNPNVTTHSTLHAFRDGDPVSRSMGPSDSHGHVLFDQILNSNDMARTQAQGGEATSGNSKEKRFLCMFCNKGFSCLQKVEIHQRVHTGEKPFSCTQCQMRFAQTGDLKRHQRVHTGEKPFGCHLCRASFSHSSSLKRHQRVHTGEKPYSCPQCEKRFSHQHHLKIHLKVHTGARSFACTHCGKSFSERSYLRIHQQKKHSTI; via the exons atggctaactgtatggtttttcacactcaaatagcctccatcatggaggtgctagcgaatgcagccgtggcagagatctgtaaactcgtagacgacgactatgcagtgtttcgtttggaaataacacaaagccagaaagaaaacaggacaTTGCGGAAGAAACTACTGGAAATGAAGGTGTCACGGGAGCGCGCAGAGAGAACAATGCGAGAGCGTGTCCTCGCCATTCGTCCCAGAGGTGTCAAGCTCCTCGACCGAAacagaggaatggcaagag gacatctcactggaggccacaggAGCTTTGTGAAGCCAGCAGGACACAATAAatggagagatgaccaaccaatcactgttgatgaggggagtggaaTCTCAACCCAGCACGTTATCAtgatagag TCTGCAGATGGAGAGGCTGCAGGTCCTGGAGGATCGTCTCTGGTCAAGCAGGAGAGGACTGAAGGAGACGACCCACAACACAGCAGAGAAATCCAGACTGTAGACACGGGGGACCAATCCACCACCGCCATGCCCCAGCCCAGGACTAGACGCAGCATCACGGCGGTCAGTGGAATGCCGAACGCCATCAagtcagagacagacaaagagattTTAACTGTAACCAAAAGGCTTTTACACATAGAATCTGACCACAggtcagacccagagagactggggctggggccGCTGGGCTGTCCTGCTGTTCCTGGCTCAGACTACTTACCATTATTTCGTCAGAGCCAGAGGACGGATCATTCCTGTGGTGATGGTGATCGTAACGCGTTAGACACAGGCAGTGATGATCCGTCTTGTTCTTACGTTACAGAGATGGACCCTGGCAACATACCCTTGggtttagagacacagactgatcTGTCTAGAGGGGACTGGAACCGGTACAGGAGTAGTGTATACTCAGAAGGGTGCCTAGATAAGAAAGGGGAGGGTCTGGTCGTAGATGAAGTGACTGTGAAAGTGGAGGGCGATGTTCCTCCCACACGGAATGGAGATCGTCACCTTGGAGACGGACACTCACAGGGCAGAGGTTTCTTAGATTACAGGGAAAGCTTAGAGACAAATCCAAATGTCACAACCCACTCCACTTTACACGCATTCAGGGATGGCGACCCAGTGTCCAGATCAATGGGGCCTTCCGATTCACACGGCCATGTTCTTTTTGATCAGATATTGAACTCAAACGACATGGCTAGAACCCAGGCTCAGGGAGGGGAAGCCACATCAGGCAATAGTAAAGAGAaacggttcctctgcatgttttgtaacaaaggcttcagctgcctccagaaggtggagatccaccagagggtccacacaggggaaaaacccttcagctgtacccagtgtcagATGCGCTTTGCCCAGACTGGTGACCTGAAAAGGCATCAGAGGGTCCACACGGGGGAGAAACCATTCGGCTGCCACCTGTGCCGGGCTAGTTTCTCCCACTCCTCCAGCCTGAaaaggcaccagagggtccacacaggggagaaaccctacagttgcccccagtgtgagaagaggttctcccaccAGCACCATTTGAAGATTcacctgaaggtccacacgggAGCGAGGTCGTTTGCCTGTACGCACTGCGGGAAAAGTttctcagagaggagctacctcagaatacaccagcagaaaaaacATTCCACTATATAA